In Micromonospora cremea, the genomic window TCGACGAAGTCGGAGCCGGAGATCGAGTAGAACGGCACCCCGGCCTCGCCGGCGACCGCGCGGGCCAGCAGGGTCTTGCCGGTGCCGGGCGGGCCGAACAGCAGCACGCCCTTCGGGATCTTGGCGCCCAGGGCCTGGTACTTCGCCGGGTTCTGCAGGAAGTCCTTGATTTCGTACAGCTCCTCGACGGCCTCCTCGGCACCCGCGACGTCCGCGAAGGTCGTCTTCGGAGTGTCCTTGGTGATCATCTTCGCCTTGGACTTGCCGAAGTTGAGCACCCGGGAGCCGCCGCCCTGCATCTGCGACATGAAGAACAGCAGCAGGAGCACGAGCAGCGCGATCGGCAGCAGGTTGACCAGCAGGCTCACCCAGATGCTGTCCGACGAGACCTTGGCGTCGGCCGGGCCGGTGACCCGGTTGTTCGCTTTGGCGTCCAGCACCTCGTTCCAGACCTGGTCCCCAACCTGGTACGGGAACTGGGCCTCGATCTTGTTGGTGGTGGTCTCGCCGAACTTCGTCTTCTGGGCCAGGTCCAGCTGGAGCGTCTGCTCCTTGTCCTGGAAGACGACCTTATTGATCTTGGCGGTGTGGAGCTGGTCGAGCGCAACGGAAGTGTCCACGCGGTGGTAGCTGGGACCAGCGGTGAACAGCTGACTGAGCACAACGGCGCCGAGGATGACCAGGATGATCCAGACCACCGGTCGGCGGAAGAAACGCGTACGTTCCATACTGTTGTCGAGCGCCGGAGCGCCCGCATCCTCCTGATCGACGTCCTGACCGTCTGATGGTGTCGCCGCGGTTGTGCGGCGGCCGGAGCCGCCGTGCGGGCCGGCCTCGACCCCGAGACGCGAAAACTGCCGCGCCGCGGTCATTCGACGGTACACCGTGCACGCGAGGAGTGAGCTTGCGAGCCCCGCACTCGGCACACCTTCGCCATCGACGGCGCGCACCGTGGGCAGGCTCGCCAGCCCTCACCGAAACGTACGGCGGGTCCGGGCAGAAGCCGGCGTGGCGGAGAGTCCGGCCCGACCACCCGAACGCCCGGTCACGCGATCGAGGGGGTCGGGCGCGGAGTAGCCTCCGCGCCACCGGACTCCACGGTAGCCGGAACAGCTGAGAGCGCGCTGAACGTCGGCTTGACGAATGCCGATGCGAGTTGACCTCACGCAGCCGCCGGACCGGCGGCGATGGCTCCGGCCGGCCTCAGGACCGGGCGTAGACCTCGGGCTTGAGCACCCCGACGTACGGCAGCTCCCGGTAGCGCTCACCGAAGTCCAGGCCGTACCCGACGACGAACTCGGTCGGGATGTCGAAGCCGACGTACTTGACCGGGACCGGCACCCGGACCGCGTCCGGCTTGCGGAACAGCGCGACCACCTCGACGCTCGCTGCGGAGCGGGACTCCAGGTAGCGCAGCAGCCAGGAGAGCGTCAGCCCGGAGTCGACGATGTCCTCGACGACCACCACGTGCCGGCCGGCGATGTCCCGGTCGAGGTCCTTGAGGATGCGGACCACCCCGGAGGAGGTGGTGCCCTGGCCGTAGGAGGAGATGGCCATGAAGTCGAGCTCGGCCGGGGGGCCGTTGCGGCCCAACGCCCGGGCGAAGTCCGCCATGAACATCACCGCGCCCTTGAGCACGCAGACCAGCAGCAGTCCGTCGCCCACGTGGGCGTAGTCGGCGGAGACCTGTTTGGCCAGTTCCGCCGTCTTCTCGCGGATCTGCGCCTCGGAGATGATCACGTGGTCG contains:
- the hpt gene encoding hypoxanthine phosphoribosyltransferase; this translates as MADGSWYDADIDHVIISEAQIREKTAELAKQVSADYAHVGDGLLLVCVLKGAVMFMADFARALGRNGPPAELDFMAISSYGQGTTSSGVVRILKDLDRDIAGRHVVVVEDIVDSGLTLSWLLRYLESRSAASVEVVALFRKPDAVRVPVPVKYVGFDIPTEFVVGYGLDFGERYRELPYVGVLKPEVYARS